The Fluviispira vulneris sequence TGCCCGAATTGCCATACCTGTTCCAGGACAAAGTGGAAATATGATTCGAGTCAGTGATGTGGCTGAAGTGATTGATGGCTTAGCATATGAAAGCACATATGGACAATATAATAATAACTCAACAATAATATTGCTCGTAAATAAACAAGCGGGTGGAAATATTGTTAAAAGTGCACATGAAGTAAAAGAAAAAATCAATATCATTAATAAAACTTTACCTCCAGGTGTGTCTTTAAAAATGATAAAAGATAGTTCGATCTATATAAAACAATCTATGAATTCTGTTTTTACAGATATGGTCATAGGAGCTATCCTTGCAATTTGTATTATTTATATCTTTTTAAGGGATTGGCGCTCTACAATAATCAGTGCTTTGGCGTTACCTACAGCAATCATTGGTACCTTTGCCGCATTTTCTGTATTTGATTTTTCTATTAATAGTATGACACTTCTCGGTCTCACTCTTTCAATAGGATTATTAGTAGATGATGCAATCGTAGTTATAGAAAATATAAATCGCCATTTAAATATGGGTAAGTCTGCTGTACAAGCCGCAAAAGATGGAACTGCGGAAATCGGTTTGGCTGCAATAGCTATCTCTCTTTCTGTCTGCGCGGTATTTATTCCTGTTGCTTTTATGGATGGAATTGTTGGTAAATTTTTCTTTCCCTTTGGTATTACTGTGTCTGTAGCAGTTCTTATTTCACTGTTTATTGCTTTTACTTTAACCCCGATGATGTCAAGTAAAATTTTAAATAATTCTCATGATTTCGATCCAAAAAAGCGTCCAATCAGTGCAAAATTCGAAATTTATTTTAAAGCAACAGAAAATTTTTATAAAAAAGTATTATCCTTTTGTTTATTTAATTTAAAGCGGAAATTACTGACAATTTTATCTGGCATAATCGTTCTTATTTTAAGTTTCATTATGCTTTTCTTTGTACCGAAAGCTTTTTTACCAGCGGATGATTTGAGTGAATTAAGCGTCGTTTATCAATTTTCACCGAACACTCCTATAAGTTATACAAAAGAAAAAGCAGTTAAAATGAGCGAGCAAATTCGTGCTTATGGAGGGGTAAAAGATGTCTTACTCACAATTGGGAGCGAAATGGACAAACCCTCTTATAAAGCAAATCTGACTGTATTATTGGTTGATAGAGCAGACAGAAATTATGGTGTAGAAGAACTGATTGACCGATTAAGAACAGACTTAAATAAAACGTTTTCTGAAAAAGGAACACTTATTCAAGTTGATATGCCAAGTATAGGTGGGAGAGCTCAGCTCATTCAATTAAAATTAATTGGAAATGATCCTGAAAAATTGCAAAAATGGTCGGATCATATGAAAGAATTTATTGAAAAGAAAGTACCCGGGTCAGTTGATACTTTTGTCGATCCCCCTCCCTTTTATAAACAAATATCAATAAAACCGGATGCTGTGCGTTCTGCAGATTTGGGTATAAATGCAAATGATATTGGACAGACAATTAATATTTTATTCAATAAAGAAGGTATGAAACTTGGAGAAATGCAAGATGAACTTGGCAATCGCAATGATGTTAAAATAAAAATAAATCCAAAAGACTCACAAAAAGTGGAAGATATATCTGGACTGTACGTACAAAATAATAAAGGAACTCAAATTCCTTTGGCTGCGATGACCGATTTAAGTTTAAAAGATTCTCCCTCAAAAATAACACACTCAGGTGGCATTCCCTTTGCATTTGTTCTTGCCAATTATACAGGAAAAGATTTAAGCAAAGCTCTCGATCTCATCAAAAAAGAAGCAACTGCAACAACTCCAGAGGGATTTCTTTTTGAATTCGATGGTCAGGGGAAATTCTTGGGCGAAACAATTTCAGCTATGCTTATTGCAGTAACACTTTCTATTTTGTTAGTCTTCATGACATTGTGTGCACAATTTGAAAGCTATATTTATCCTTTTGTAATTATGACTTGTGTTCCTTTAGCTTTTTCAGGTGCTTTTGGCTTTTTGCTTATCACTGGTAAGCAATTAAATCTCAATGCAATGATTGGTCTAATCATGTTAATTGGACTTGTGGTGAAAAGCGGAATCTTATTGATAGACTTTACTTTGCAACGCATGCGCCAAGGATACAAAGTCAATGATGCTTTGTTAGAAGCAGGTCCATTGCGCTTGCGTCCGATTTTAATGACAACGTTTGCAATGATTTTTGGGATGCTGCCAATTGCTTATGGGCATGGTGTCGGTGGAGAAGGGCGCTCACCAATGGCAATTTGTGTCATTGGAGGACTTGTTTCTTCAACCATTTTGACTCTCGTTGTCGTACCGTGTGTGTTAAGTGTGATTGATGAATTACAAAGAAAATTAAAAACTAAATTTAGTTTTTCTAAAATCAAACAGACTTCAGTGATTTCAGATCAATAATTTTATCGGCAAATTTAAGAATACCTGCACGATGGGAAACAATTACTGTCGTGCATTTTGTTTTAATTTCAGCAAGAATTTTAGCAATCAAAAATTCATTTTCTTCATCTAGATTTGCTGTTGCTTCATCGAGAATAAGCAGTGCAGGTTCGTTTAGCAATGCACGGGCTAAACAAATTCTTTGTTTTTGACCAGCAGATAATCCAGATTGATCCTCGGCTATTTCATAAGACAAGCCTTTTTCTTCAATAATTTTAGTTAAAGATACTTTATTTAAGATATCTATAATATCTCGATCGTTTATTTCTTTAGATATTCCATAACAAAGGTTGTCTTTAATTGTTCCTTTTATAAGAAAAGGTTCAGCACCAACATAACCAATTCGGATGTTTTTTTGTGATACATATTCCCAAGGTGGCATGTTATCAATCGAGGCTTTACCAGAAATTGGCTGTAAGAGTCCAGTTAATAAAAACAATAGAGTGGATTTACCGGTGCCACTTGCTCCAATTAGGCCAATCTGACTGCCTTTTTCAAAGGTCATATTCAAATTTTCAAATATAGGCAGAGAGTTTGGATATGCAAATGTTACGTTAGAGAAGGTAATTGTTGGCGAAATCTGGAATTCAGATTTTTTATTTGCCATAAAATTATTTGGAACTATTTTTTTACTTTTTCTCCTATACCCATTTAAGTGAATTCTATCAGTTGACTCCTTCGAAGCTATTTTAAAATTACTATTAATCGACATAAGTGATAGTTTATATTGAGGAAAAAAAGTATTGGCATTACCAAAATAGCCAGAAAATATCGATAAACTTTGGACAAATCTTGACAACAAATAAATAAAAGAAATCAATGTTGCTCCATTAGTATGAAATAGACCAATACTAATTGAAATTATACAAACAAGAAGTAATATACCTAAAAAAGGACCCGTTTGTGTTGCTAAATTACTATAAAAATAAGCACTAGTTGATTTAGCGGAATACTCTTTTAATGCTTCAGTTATTTCACTATATTCTTCATCTCTTTTCTTCATCAATTTAATAAACAGAAAATTTCTGGAAATTTTTTCTATACCTTCGTTTAATTTAATTTGTTGGGCAGGGACTTGCTTGGCATTTTTTGCTACAAGATTATTTATTTTAAAAACAATTAAGCCAATAAGCCCAACACCAATTGTTGCTATAATCGCTTCTTTCCAGGCAACAATATATAAAATACAAAGCAATATCGCTGATTGTACGAGCATACAAAGTGCGCTCGTAAAAAATGCGATAAAATCTCCTGACTTGCTATATAATTCAGATATTTTAAAATTAATTGCAGATGAATTTTTAACTTCATCACTAGAATCATATAAGATTCGATAGATTGAAAATCTTCTAAGTTTTAAAAATAAATATTCTTTTAAAAATGATGCTGTCTGGGTTGTTGTAAGCTGCACTATAAAGCGAATTATTGCAATAACTATTAGGATAATAGATATATTAAGTAATGAGATGTTTGGGATAGAGAAAGATAATACTTTCACTTCTACACTTAAAAGACCAAATGATATTAATAAAAGTTGAATAATTATTGACATGCTGAGTTCAATAATAGCTATTCCAATAGAAGAAAAAATAGCAAATATTAAATATTTGATTCCTCTTGATCCTAAAAGTTTAACTGTTTCTTTTATTAAAAATATTTTTTTCAATTTAATCTCCAAGAAATTTATAGTCATGATTTATTTTTTGGATTTTCATAATACTCTAGATATTTTTTTTCTATAAAAAATCCAACTTCCGTTAGCTTTGATAATTTCCAAGCCGGTGTAACTTCAATTTTGAAATAGCAGAAGTTATTATTAGTTATTTTATCTAAACATGATGTAAATTTTATATTATTTGGAATTTTGATTGAAACCCAATCTGATTTGTTCAAAACAAGGTTATTATCTTCGGTCTGATTGAACTGGTTATAAAATTTTAGCTTTAAATACGTTGGTTGATTTTTTAATTCACTGTGTACAAATAATCTTATTTCTTTTTTTATTAGAATAATTTCTGTTTTTGGAGCTACCCATATTCCGTCTTGAGAAAATTCTGGTTTATATAATTTATTTATTCCACTTAATTTATTGCGAATGATTTGTGAGAAATAGACTCGCTTAGAATCAGTAAATCCCTCTGGATGAGGCAATTCTCCAACAGCTTGAGGAAATTGCGGTTCATTTCTTTCTTTCCAGCGAAAGTTAGGTATAGAAGGAGCAGAATATATAAGATATGAACAAGAAATAATAAATAAAAGACTACAAAAATTTAGGATGCTTGTTATGTAAATCCGATCTTTTTTTGTTTTATCGATCGTGAGTGCAAGTCCAGCTGATATAGCAATTGCAGTGAAAAAAGCTGATGTAGCGTTTGAAAGCAAATGACTGATTGATGCATATATGATGAGTGGCACAAACAACCATTTTATATAAATTTTATTTACAAATAATGATTCATTTGTGTATATAGGTAATAAATTTAATTTTCGAATACAATTTATTACAATAAAAATTGTTATTATAAGTAATATAAGTCCTACAAGACCCAATTCAGAAATGATTGAAAAATACAAATTTGATGGCATATCAAGTTGAGTCATTTCGATGGGTTTTTTAAATTGATAAAAATTAACGGAAAAAGAACCAAGTCCAGTGCCAATTGGAAAGTGTTCTTGAATAGATCGTAACATAATTTTTAATTGACCAGCTCTCTGTTCATCAAATTGATTGTAATATGCGAGAAAATCTGTCGTGAAATTATTATGAGTGAATCCATTAACTATTCTGTTAAATCCTTGCAATTGAAATTTTTTTAATAGAAGTAAAATAAATCCACAAAATAGGATAAATGAAGATGTTATATAAAAAAGTAATTTATATTTTTTATTAATATATAATTTATAAGCTTTATTAGATATATAAAGTAAGATAGAAATTATAGAAGATAAATAAAATCCTCTTGAATCATTCATAATACCAGCGAAAAGTGTGACTGATGCAAGGAATGCTATAAAAATTTTAGATTTTAATGAAAAAATATTTTCAAAAAATGCTATAAAAAATATTACAAAATTTATTGAAAAATAGAGTCCAGCAATACCTGAATCTTCTAAAAGTCCAGGAGGTCTGTTTGCATCAACAGAAGTTCCACTTCCTTGAGCTAAAAAATGTATATTAGAGATTCCCTGCAAAATAGCAACTAAAGAATTTATGATTGCACTTACAATTATTATTAATAGAAAATATTTTACAAAGTTATTTTTGGACCTATTGTATAAAATATCTGAAAAAAAGTTAAGTGATGGGAAAATAAATAAAACAAAAAAAAGCAGATAAAGACGAGTTTGTGTTATTGCAAAGTCAGCGGTGATGTTATTCTGTAAGATGTAGTTTTGGAAAGAAATTCCGCTTCTGAAAGATGGTTGATAGAAAAGTATAAAAGCATGCAGAACAATCATTGTTATCAATATAAGTAGACTAATAGTGAGTGTTTTATATTTATTAAAGGTAGAAACAAGAGAAACTATAAAACCAATTATAAAAATAAAATATAAGAAAAATCTCAAAATATTTATTGATAAAATATCTGGGATTCTGATGAATAAATTTATAAAAGTAAAATTTATTAAAAATAATATATGTGATAAATTTTCTATTTTATGCTCACTTATTTTTAATTTTAGCATTTTTTATCCTTAATTTTTTAAATTAAGTTAAGTCTATAATCTTAACAGCATTTTGTAAATAGCTTTTTTCTATATTTATGAGTTCACTTTTTATAGATTTTCTATCAAAAGAGTTCGTGTTATTCCATAAATTCAGCATGATTTCTGAGTAGTTTTCTTCATTGCATAGGCATCCACCATATCTTTCAATCAACTCCTCAATCGGTTCACAACCTCTCAATGCTAGGACAAGACATTTGTGTTTGATAGCTTCTGCTGTAATAATTGAATAAGCTTCGCGCATGGAGACCATTAGCAAGGCAATTGAATTTTCTAAAAGAAAAATTTTTTCCTTTTCAGTGACATGTCCTAAATAAATAAAGCGCTCATCTTGTGGAAATTCAATTTTTAGTTCACCAGCAAAAACAACCAAACAATTTTTAGGTGTTTTTTCAAATATAAAATTTACGTTTTTATTTTTATCAATTCTCCCAATATATGTGAAGAATTTTTTTGATGCAAGATGCATAATTCTTGTATCAGTGTCACTGTTCGAAGCTATATTATTATTGAATCCTGGAGGTAAAATTATAAAAGGTTTTTTCTTGGAAAATGGTTTCAAAGTGTGACACAGATTTTTTTCTGCAATTGATACAAATGCAAGAGTATCTGAATCTTCAATCATTTTATTTACGAAATTTAAATTGAATTCAGGTTCATTATGAGCAGTAACAATAAAAAGGACTTTAGTTTTTTTATGTGCTTTACGAACAGCATAATAATTCGGAGCATATAAATATGATTTTATAATAATTAGGGAATATAATTGTGCATTTTTTTCTAAATACTTCCATAAATCTGGGCACCATGGTCCTTGTGATTTCAAAAAAATAAAATCTAATATAGGTGATAAAATTTTGTAAAAAATGGACATATGTTTTTGAGTAAAAAAAATGATTCTTTTAACAGCGCCAAATAAAATACGCTTTCTATCATGTAGAACAGGGAATCGTTTTATTTGAAATTTGCTACCTTCTATTTGTTGTTCTTCATTTGCTGGAAGATTATTATTCCAAGATATATAATCATCGCTTTGGCTAGTTAATATTTCAATTCTTTGCTTTTTTAATGCAAGTCCTTCTGCTAGTTTTAATGCATATACTTCTGCACCTGCATTAATATTTATTCCACATCTTTGCACAACTATCGCTATTTTTTTTTGAATCTTCATTTATAAAGAAGGAAAGCCTTCCTTCCCTCCACTAAGGGTTTTTTCTGTTTTGCAATCCATATTGTTTATAGACTGCAAGAGGAATTTCAGGAAGATTAATATGCGATACTACTGGAGATATGACTTGATGTTCGTCAAAGAGATCATGATTGCTTTTTTGTAATGTATCTGCTTTAAATTCAAGACAATCTGTATAATAATACCGACAATGAATTCCTTCTTTTCTTTCCTTAAAGCTATGTGTAAAGTATGACATTACTTTAAGCAAGAGGGATTGGCCTTTATTTAAAGGGTAGCAATTAAAGAAATCCATTCTTTTTGAATTTATAAACCCGCTTTTCTTTAAGACTTCAAATATCTTTTCAATATTTTTATTTCCTAAAGAATTGCAATTGACCATCATGTAGAAATTAGAATTTTCATATTTTGTAGCTTTTAAAGCGCATTTTAAAAATACATTAAGATCTTCGTAATTTTGTGGAGGATCAAAACAGACGACATCAAATATATGTTGCAAAAATTTAGGGAGTCCATCATATAAATCTACATGAAAGAATGTGACTTGATGTTTTGCATCTTGAGTAAGCACTTTTAACTCC is a genomic window containing:
- a CDS encoding efflux RND transporter permease subunit, coding for MFLSNLSIKRPVFATILNLLFIVFGLFSLMKLPVENNPNVDFPIIIVSSVWPGADATLVEEKLLKVMEQNLNGIEGLDSIMGTASPNSALVVLQFKLGVETSTAMQNVLNQVAIIQGDPSYPSSSGARAPQIRRIQIGEMPIATLVLQSDGKYPFGALSTLANEKLVTSFQQINGIGQVNVIGDREREIQVLLNKSKLQSIGLSPTLVANSIQSQIMEMQGGSLETNSNQIQIKTTGVPYSVEQIARIAIPVPGQSGNMIRVSDVAEVIDGLAYESTYGQYNNNSTIILLVNKQAGGNIVKSAHEVKEKINIINKTLPPGVSLKMIKDSSIYIKQSMNSVFTDMVIGAILAICIIYIFLRDWRSTIISALALPTAIIGTFAAFSVFDFSINSMTLLGLTLSIGLLVDDAIVVIENINRHLNMGKSAVQAAKDGTAEIGLAAIAISLSVCAVFIPVAFMDGIVGKFFFPFGITVSVAVLISLFIAFTLTPMMSSKILNNSHDFDPKKRPISAKFEIYFKATENFYKKVLSFCLFNLKRKLLTILSGIIVLILSFIMLFFVPKAFLPADDLSELSVVYQFSPNTPISYTKEKAVKMSEQIRAYGGVKDVLLTIGSEMDKPSYKANLTVLLVDRADRNYGVEELIDRLRTDLNKTFSEKGTLIQVDMPSIGGRAQLIQLKLIGNDPEKLQKWSDHMKEFIEKKVPGSVDTFVDPPPFYKQISIKPDAVRSADLGINANDIGQTINILFNKEGMKLGEMQDELGNRNDVKIKINPKDSQKVEDISGLYVQNNKGTQIPLAAMTDLSLKDSPSKITHSGGIPFAFVLANYTGKDLSKALDLIKKEATATTPEGFLFEFDGQGKFLGETISAMLIAVTLSILLVFMTLCAQFESYIYPFVIMTCVPLAFSGAFGFLLITGKQLNLNAMIGLIMLIGLVVKSGILLIDFTLQRMRQGYKVNDALLEAGPLRLRPILMTTFAMIFGMLPIAYGHGVGGEGRSPMAICVIGGLVSSTILTLVVVPCVLSVIDELQRKLKTKFSFSKIKQTSVISDQ
- a CDS encoding ATP-binding cassette domain-containing protein, translating into MKKIFLIKETVKLLGSRGIKYLIFAIFSSIGIAIIELSMSIIIQLLLISFGLLSVEVKVLSFSIPNISLLNISIILIVIAIIRFIVQLTTTQTASFLKEYLFLKLRRFSIYRILYDSSDEVKNSSAINFKISELYSKSGDFIAFFTSALCMLVQSAILLCILYIVAWKEAIIATIGVGLIGLIVFKINNLVAKNAKQVPAQQIKLNEGIEKISRNFLFIKLMKKRDEEYSEITEALKEYSAKSTSAYFYSNLATQTGPFLGILLLVCIISISIGLFHTNGATLISFIYLLSRFVQSLSIFSGYFGNANTFFPQYKLSLMSINSNFKIASKESTDRIHLNGYRRKSKKIVPNNFMANKKSEFQISPTITFSNVTFAYPNSLPIFENLNMTFEKGSQIGLIGASGTGKSTLLFLLTGLLQPISGKASIDNMPPWEYVSQKNIRIGYVGAEPFLIKGTIKDNLCYGISKEINDRDIIDILNKVSLTKIIEEKGLSYEIAEDQSGLSAGQKQRICLARALLNEPALLILDEATANLDEENEFLIAKILAEIKTKCTTVIVSHRAGILKFADKIIDLKSLKSV
- a CDS encoding O-antigen ligase family protein; its protein translation is MLKLKISEHKIENLSHILFLINFTFINLFIRIPDILSINILRFFLYFIFIIGFIVSLVSTFNKYKTLTISLLILITMIVLHAFILFYQPSFRSGISFQNYILQNNITADFAITQTRLYLLFFVLFIFPSLNFFSDILYNRSKNNFVKYFLLIIIVSAIINSLVAILQGISNIHFLAQGSGTSVDANRPPGLLEDSGIAGLYFSINFVIFFIAFFENIFSLKSKIFIAFLASVTLFAGIMNDSRGFYLSSIISILLYISNKAYKLYINKKYKLLFYITSSFILFCGFILLLLKKFQLQGFNRIVNGFTHNNFTTDFLAYYNQFDEQRAGQLKIMLRSIQEHFPIGTGLGSFSVNFYQFKKPIEMTQLDMPSNLYFSIISELGLVGLILLIITIFIVINCIRKLNLLPIYTNESLFVNKIYIKWLFVPLIIYASISHLLSNATSAFFTAIAISAGLALTIDKTKKDRIYITSILNFCSLLFIISCSYLIYSAPSIPNFRWKERNEPQFPQAVGELPHPEGFTDSKRVYFSQIIRNKLSGINKLYKPEFSQDGIWVAPKTEIILIKKEIRLFVHSELKNQPTYLKLKFYNQFNQTEDNNLVLNKSDWVSIKIPNNIKFTSCLDKITNNNFCYFKIEVTPAWKLSKLTEVGFFIEKKYLEYYENPKNKS
- a CDS encoding glycosyltransferase, encoding MKIQKKIAIVVQRCGININAGAEVYALKLAEGLALKKQRIEILTSQSDDYISWNNNLPANEEQQIEGSKFQIKRFPVLHDRKRILFGAVKRIIFFTQKHMSIFYKILSPILDFIFLKSQGPWCPDLWKYLEKNAQLYSLIIIKSYLYAPNYYAVRKAHKKTKVLFIVTAHNEPEFNLNFVNKMIEDSDTLAFVSIAEKNLCHTLKPFSKKKPFIILPPGFNNNIASNSDTDTRIMHLASKKFFTYIGRIDKNKNVNFIFEKTPKNCLVVFAGELKIEFPQDERFIYLGHVTEKEKIFLLENSIALLMVSMREAYSIITAEAIKHKCLVLALRGCEPIEELIERYGGCLCNEENYSEIMLNLWNNTNSFDRKSIKSELINIEKSYLQNAVKIIDLT
- a CDS encoding bis-aminopropyl spermidine synthase family protein, with protein sequence MKIIDQIHKLICKIVSIFFASRTVRHVLSLNRTEKKEFLRKIIEENKKQNFHENTNLIQHTKSKFKLVQSYNQLPCTIETRKKRADLFERNGFRDKSILLMGDDDHVSVELAARNFKYVTVLDCDLRLLEELKVLTQDAKHQVTFFHVDLYDGLPKFLQHIFDVVCFDPPQNYEDLNVFLKCALKATKYENSNFYMMVNCNSLGNKNIEKIFEVLKKSGFINSKRMDFFNCYPLNKGQSLLLKVMSYFTHSFKERKEGIHCRYYYTDCLEFKADTLQKSNHDLFDEHQVISPVVSHINLPEIPLAVYKQYGLQNRKNP